In Vigna angularis cultivar LongXiaoDou No.4 chromosome 8, ASM1680809v1, whole genome shotgun sequence, one DNA window encodes the following:
- the LOC108319436 gene encoding pentatricopeptide repeat-containing protein At2g26790, mitochondrial: MSMWLRVFNLVFKTIDKPNLRPFSQRFASTALAHSTPPSFSDTTPSTPLSHPTTLQVLQTLQCLHHHPSLALSFLNHLHRTGFPHTLSTYATITKMFAFWNLPRKLDSLFLHLITLSKHHHLSFHLLQLFEILFQDFDYHNHYLLRVFGGFVKTCVSLNMFDEAIDFLFQTRRRGIVPDVLTCNFLFNRLVEQGEVDKALAIFEQLKRFGFRPNCYSYAIVIKALCKKGDLRQAFCVFEEMERVGITPHSYCYAAYIEGFCNKHRSDLGYEVLQAFRKSNAPLEVYAYTAIVRGFCNEMKLDEAQGVFDDMERQGLVPDVFVYSALILGYCKGHNLLKALALHDEMISRGVKTNCVIVSYILHGLGKMGMTLEVVDQFKELKESGMFLDGVAYNIVFDALFKLGKVEDAIEMSEDMKRRGVALDLKHYTTFIKGYCLQGDLVSGYRVFKEMSDEGFKPDIITYNVLATGLFRNGHACEALKLLDCLESQGVKPNSTTHKLIIEILCSVGNVLEAEAYFNSLEDKSIEIYSAMVNGYCEVDIVKKAYEIFLKLTNQGDMANNASCSKLITKLCMTGDIEKAKMLLERMLLSNAEPSIIMYSKVIASLCQTGDMKNARSLFDFLVNRGLTPDVIIYTIMINSYCRMNFLQEAHDLLQDMKRRGIKPDVITYTVLLDGNFKANLRCVSRHGEGNKTSLKVSSILRDMEQMEINPDVVCYTVLIDGHMKTENFQEAVSLFDKMIDSGLEPDTVTYTALVSGLCTRGHMEKAIILLNEMYSKGMTPDACVISALKRGIVKARRVHFH; encoded by the coding sequence ATGTCTATGTGGCTTCGTGTTTTCAACCTTGTCTTCAAAACCATTGACAAACCCAACCTAAGACCCTTTTCACAGCGATTTGCATCCACTGCACTCGCTCACTCCACCCCACCCTCTTTCTCCGACACCACCCCTTCCACGCCCCTTTCACACCCAACCACCCTCCAAGTCCTTCAAACCCTCCAATgtctccaccaccacccctcCCTCGCCCTCTCCTTCCTCAACCACCTCCACCGCACCGGTTTCCCGCACACCCTCTCAACCTATGCCACCATCACCAAAATGTTCGCTTTCTGGAACCTGCCCAGAAAACTAGACTCCCTCTTTCTCCACCTCATTACCCTCTCAAAACATCATCATCTTTCCTTTCACCTCCTTCAACTCTTCGAAATACTCTTCCAGGACTTCGATTACCATAACCATTACTTGCTCAGAGTTTTTGGTGGCTTTGTCAAGACCTGTGTTAGTCTCAACATGTTTGATGAGGCCATTGATTTCCTGTTCCAAACTCGGCGTCGCGGAATTGTCCCTGATGTTCTCACTTGCAACTTCCTCTTCAACAGGTTGGTGGAACAGGGCGAGGTCGATAAAGCACTGGCTATTTTTGAGCAACTCAAGAGGTTTGGTTTCAGACCCAATTGTTATTCCTATGCAATTGTCATCAAGGCGTTGTGTAAAAAGGGTGACTTGAGGCAAGCTTTCTGTGTTTTTGAGGAAATGGAGAGAGTCGGGATCACCCCTCATTCGTATTGCTATGCTGCTTACATTGAAGGGTTTTGTAATAAACATAGGTCTGATTTGGGGTATGAGGTGCTGCAGGCATTTAGAAAGAGTAATGCCCCTTTGGAGGTTTATGCATACACTGCGATTGTTCGCGGGTTTTGTAATGAGATGAAGTTGGATGAGGCTCAGGGTGTGTTTGATGACATGGAGAGGCAAGGGTTGGTTCCTGATGTGTTTGTTTATTCTGCGTTGATTCTAGGGTATTGTAAGGGTCATAATCTGCTCAAGGCTTTGGCTTTGCATGATGAGATGATTTCGAGGGGTGTGAAGACGAATTGTGTTATTGTTAGTTACATTCTGCATGGTTTGGGAAAGATGGGCATGACTTTGGAGGTGGTGGATCAGTTTAAGGAACTAAAGGAGTCCGGGATGTTTCTTGATGGGGTTGCCTACAACATTGTTTTTGATGCTTTGTTTAAGTTAGGGAAGGTGGAGGATGCGATAGAGATGTCGGAAGACATGAAGAGAAGGGGTGTGGCTTTAGATCTTAAGCACTACACAACATTTATCAAGGGATACTGTCTTCAGGGTGATCTCGTTAGTGGGTATAGGGTGTTTAAGGAAATGAGTGATGAGGGTTTCAAACCTGATATTATAACATATAATGTACTGGCAACTGGGTTGTTTAGAAATGGTCATGCTTGTGAGGCATTAAAGCTTTTGGATTGTTTGGAGAGTCAAGGCGTGAAGCCAAACTCTACTACACATAAGTTAATCATTGAAATTTTGTGTTCAGTGGGAAATGTTTTGGAAGCCGAGGCGTATTTTAACAGTCTAGAAGATAAGAGTATTGAAATCTATTCTGCCATGGTTAATGGCTATTGTGAAGTGGACATTGTAAAAAAAGCCTATGAAATTTTCCTTAAGCTGACAAACCAAGGAGATATGGCTAACAATGCCTCATGTTCTAAGCTAATTACTAAACTCTGTATGACAGGTGACATTGAGAAAGCTAAGATGTTACTGGAGAGAATGTTGTTGTCAAATGCTGAACCTAGCATTATAATGTATTCAAAAGTTATAGCTTCACTGTGCCAGACTGGGGATATGAAGAATGCCCGCtctctttttgattttttaGTAAATAGAGGACTCACCCCTGATGTTATAATTTACACAATTATGATAAATAGCTATTGTAGGATGAACTTCTTGCAAGAGGCCCATGATCTCTTGCAGGATATGAAGAGGAGAGGAATCAAACCTGATGTCATTACCTACACAGTTTTACTTGATGGAAACTTTAAAGCAAATTTAAGGTGTGTCTCTCGTCATGGAGAAGGAAATAAGACATCATTGAAAGTTTCTTCCATCTTGAGAGATATGGAGCAAATGGAAATAAATCCGGATGTTGTTTGTTACACTGTGTTGATTGATGGACACATGAAGACAGAGAACTTTCAAGAAGCAGTAAGCCTATTTGATAAAATGATTGACAGTGGACTAGAACCAGATACTGTAACATACACTGCTCTGGTCTCTGGCTTATGTACGAGAGGGCACATGGAAAAAGCCATTATACTGCTTAATGAAATGTATTCCAAGGGAATGACACCAGATGCGTGTGTCATCTCAGCTTTAAAACGTGGTATTGTAAAAGCTAGAAGGGTGCATTTTCATTAG